A stretch of the Odontesthes bonariensis isolate fOdoBon6 chromosome 5, fOdoBon6.hap1, whole genome shotgun sequence genome encodes the following:
- the LOC142380317 gene encoding uncharacterized protein LOC142380317, translated as MLAVVWMTLLCATTGASESTNKSCSETKCSVHLNERNITAQAGTCVVFKCPVENCHTLKSIAWYNPAENCNETVFSTSKNEDTHPEFRGWVLLVKSDVEKNCSIIIKNLNLSDSKLYEFRVTDEQNNAEVICKVSFKVGTATKKTETPETDITTTPTVSAKDHDNVSSRNDLGEETKNSTVNKSQKHQEKQQEDLLEQLKTWLTTLQEPKCLIVLTTGILIGIFFSAIITCLVIKCHRKKSSRNLVEDLEMVTTQTIAMVENDGIHDVEAAEGEAEFAELLVPDDDMVPKETEYSNIDFFALKKRDSTVAEEKQKTTETEYAEINTGGTDNRQKDGEEDSEMLEGEDEDQVIINEDEEAKENKPAEDVVGEDVQLYSTVKDIVDESADE; from the exons ATGCTTGCTGTGGTCTGGATGACTCTGCTTTGTGCTACAACAG GTGCATCAGAGTCAACAAACAAAAGCTGTTCAGAGACAAAATGCTCTGTCCATCTGAATGAAAGAAACATAACAGCACAGGCTGGAACCTGTGTTGTTTTCAAGTGTCCTGTTGAAAATTGTCATACTCTCAAAAGTATAGCTTGGTACAATCCAGCAGAAAACTGCAACGAAACGGTATTCAGCACCAGTAAGAATGAAGACACGCACCCTGAGTTTAGGGGATGGGTGTTGTTGGTGAAGTCTGACGTGGAAAAGAACTGCAGCATCATCATCAAAAACCTCAACTTGTCAGACTCTAAACTATATGAATTCAGAGTGACTGATGAACAGAACAATGCTGAGGTCATCTGTAAGGTCAGCTTCAAAGTTGGCACAGCAACAAAGAAGACCGAAACTCCGGAAACGGACA TCACCACCACGCCCACTGTTTCTGCGAAAGACCATGACAACGTCAGCAGCAGAAATGATCTTGGGGAGGAAACGAAAAATTCCACAGTCAACAAAAGTCAGAAACATCAAGAAAAACAGCAAGAGG ATTTACTGGAACAACTGAAAACATGGCTAACGACCCTTCAAGAGCCGAAATGCTTAATTGTGCTTACAACTGGGATTCtgattgggatttttttttcagcaattATTACTTGTTTGGTGATAAAATGCCACAG GAAGAAGAGCTCGAGAAACTTGGTTGAAGACCTGGAGATGGTGACCACACAAACCATTGCAATG GTGGAGAATGACGGGATCCATGACGTAGAAGCAGCAGAAGGCGAAGCTGAGTTTGCTGAGCTGTTGGTACCTGATGATGACATGGTGCCAAAAGAGACAGAGTACTCCAACATTGACTTCTTTGCATTGAAAAAAAGGGATTCTACAGTAGCAGAGGAGAAACAGAAGACCACAGAGACTGAGTATGCTGAGATTAATACAGGGGGAACAGATAATAGACAAAAGGATGGCGAAGAGGACAGTGAAATGTTAGAGGGCGAAGATGAGGACCAGGTCATCATAAATGAGGATGAAGAAGCAAAAGAGAACAAACCGGCTGAGGACGTAGTAGGTGAGGATGTTCAGCTGTATTCCACTGTGAAGGATATTGTGGATGAGAGTGCAGATGAGTAA
- the LOC142380318 gene encoding sialoadhesin-like, with the protein MLVLIWAAVFFSVRGSNAYSGSAFWGKQYCQSGFCITLNEREITAEAGLCVVIPCSFTTAYRFTPKHLVWFKCEPFKQRCGDSDIIFHTNKKTKKVQSEFEGRVSLLEPDVSQRNCSIMITDLKQSDSGSYQLRVNGLFYEAEDGFKYHPRAAVSVKGLNQKPTLMVPPLTEGEQTTLTCTAPGLCSGSTPAITWMWRGAGEKDSAITQNISAETSDLTAFTRSHSSSLTFNPSAEHHNTNVTCKINFAGDTTTEETVTLNVNYMREVKITGNRTVKEGDVLNLTCSVDSFPPSKISWSKLQAVTYPEGDTLTDKRNDTGTYLQEERGSFSISNVTAEDSGLYVCTAEYLNNTMTEGINITVIYTRKPQITGNTTVKEGDVLNLTCSVDSSPPSKISWTKFQTVTNPEGDTLNDKRNDTATYLQEERGSFSISNVTAEDSGLYVCTAEYLNNTMTEGINITVIYTRKPQITGNTTVKEGDVLNLTCSVDSFPPSKISWTKFQTVTYPEGNTLTDKRNDTTTYLQEERGYFSISNVTTEDSGLYVCTAEYLNNTMTEGINITVIYTRKPQITGNTTVKEGDVLNLTCSVDSFPPSKISWTKFQTVTYPEGNTLTAKRNDTATYLQEERGYFSISNVTAEDSGLYVCTAEHLNNTMTEEISVTVIWFSKILKGSGCVLKAEILTCVCISQGSPLPTIKWPLLKDYTEYSAITMVSYHTVNSSVTLNVKPRNNITVECISSNENGEAKENLITQQVLLEKEGHRSKNLLGTLSWLEIIIAFLVGVVLTAIICCLAMKCSRKKQRSHGNLDETLEMVTGQDDPAISDGQVVEDHHTRAQEGAENGAVVTEKAVPELNLGAEEVVYANVDFSLLKSKSPREAARERENTVTEYAEIKTQAKEEREDDDGEECGMLEDKEKEDEDTHHCVSEEEEGAEEAVYSTVNELKDELVRLSHCADA; encoded by the exons ATGCTCGTTCTCATCTGGGCCGCTGTGTTTTTCTCTGTAAGAGGCAGCAATGCCTACTCAG GTTCAGCATTCTGGGGGAAACAATACTGTCAATCTGGATTCTGTATCACTCTCAATGAAAGAGAAATAACAGCAGAGGCTGGACTCTGTGTTGTGATACCGTGTTCTTTCACAACTGCTTATCGTTTCACACCTAAACATTTAGTCTGGTTCAAATGTGAACCTTTTAAACAGAGATGTGGCGATTCTGACATAATATTTCACACCAACAAGAAAACCAAAAAAGTTCAGTCTGAGTTCGAAGGACGGGTGTCACTTCTGGAGCCTGATGTGAGTCAGAGGAACTGCAGCATCATGATCACTGATCTCAAGCAGTCTGACTCTGGATCCTATCAGCTCAGAGTTAATGGTCTCTTTTATGAAGCAGAAGATGGATTTAAATATCATCCAAGAGCAGCTGTCTCAGTCAAAG gtCTAAATCAGAAACCCACTCTGATGGTTCCTCCACTGACAGAGGGAGAGCAGACCACACTGACCTGCACTGCTCCTGGTCTCTGCTCTGGATCTACACCTGCAATCACATGGATGTGGAGAGGAGCAGGAGAGAAGGACTCTGCCATCACACAAAATATCTCTGCTGAGACCAGTGATCTGACTGCTTTCACACGCAGCCACAGCTCATCTCTGACCTTTAACCCTTCAGCTGAACACCACAACACCAATGTCACCTGTAAGATTAACTTTGCAGGTGACACAACTACGGAGGAGACTGTGACTCTGAATGTGAACT ATATGAGGGAAGTTAAAATCACTGGCAATAGAACTGTAAAGGAGGGAGATGTCCTAAATCTGACCTGCAGTGTTGACAGCTTCCCTCCATCCAAAATCAGCTGGAGTAAACTTCAAGCAGTAACTTATCCAGAGGGTGATACGTTAACTGACAAGCGTAACGACACCGGCACCTACCTGCAGGAAGAGAGAGGCTCTTTTTCCATCTCTAATGTGACAGCTGAAGATTCTGGACTTTATGTCTGTACAGCAGAATATCTCAACAACACCATGACAGAAGGAATCAACATAACAGTGATAT ATACAAGAAAACCTCAGATCACAGGCAACACAACTGTAAAGGAGGGAGATGTCCTAAATCTGACCTGCAGTGTTGACAGCTCCCCTCCATCCAAAATCAGCTGGACTAAATTTCAAACAGTAACTAATCCAGAGGGTGATACGTTAAATGACAAGCGTAACGACACCGCCACCTACCTGCAGGAAGAGAGAGGCTCTTTTTCCATCTCTAATGTGACAGCTGAAGATTCTGGACTTTATGTCTGTACAGCAGAATATCTCAACAACACCATGACAGAAGGAATCAACATAACTGTGATAT ATACAAGAAAACCTCAGATCACTGGCAACACAACTGTAAAGGAGGGAGATGTCTTAAATCTGACCTGCAGTGTTGACAGCTTCCCTCCATCCAAAATCAGCTGGACTAAATTTCAAACAGTAACTTACCCAGAGGGTAATACATTAACCGACAAGCGTAACGACACCACCACCTACCTGCAGGAAGAGAGAGGCTATTTTTCCATCTCTAATGTGACAACTGAAGATTCTGGACTTTATGTCTGTACAGCAGAATATCTGAACAACACCATGACAGAAGGAATCAACATAACAGTGATAT ATACAAGAAAACCTCAGATCACTGGCAACACAACTGTAAAGGAGGGAGATGTCCTAAATCTGACCTGCAGTGTTGACAGCTTCCCTCCATCCAAAATCAGCTGGACTAAATTTCAAACAGTAACTTACCCAGAGGGTAATACATTAACCGCCAAGCGTAACGACACCGCCACCTACCTGCAGGAAGAGAGAGGCTATTTTTCCATCTCTAATGTGACAGCTGAAGATTCTGGACTTTATGTCTGTACAGCAGAACATCTGAACAACACCATGACAGAGGAAATCAGTGTAACGGTGATAT GGTTTTCAAAGATCTTAAAGGGTTCTGGATGTGTGCTTAAGGCAGAGATCCTGACCTGTGTGTGCATCAGCCAGGGGTCTCCTTTACCCACCATCAAATGGCCACTGCTGAAGGATTACACGGAGTACTCTGCCATTACTATGGTTTCATATCACACTGTCAACAGCAGTGTCACCCTAAATGTAAAACCCCGTAACAACATCACTGTTGAATGTATCAGCAGCAATGAAAATGGTGAAGCAAAAGAAAATCTCATCACTCAGCAAGTCTTACTTGAAAAAGAAG GTCATCGATCCAAAAATCTTTTAGGAACCCTTTCCTGGCTGGAAATCATCATTGCCTTTTTAGTTGGCGTAGTCCTTACAGCTATCATTTGTTGTTTGGCCATGAAATGCTCCAG GAAAAAACAGAGGAGCCATGGAAATTTGGATGAGACCCTGGAGATGGTGACCGGTCAGGATGATCCAGCG ATCAGTGATGGTCAAGTAGTAGAAGATCATCACACCCGTGCCCAAGAGGGAGCTGAGAATGGAGCTGTGGTAACAGAGAAAGCAGTTCCTGAACTGAATTTGGGGGCAGAGGAAGTTGTGTACGCCAACGTTGATTTCTCACTCTTGAAAAGTAAGAGTCCCAGGGAGGCAGCAAGAGAGCGAGAGAACACAGTAACAGAATATGCTGAAATTAAGACACAAGCAAAAGAGGAAAGAGAAGATGATGACGGAGAGGAATGTGGAATGTTGGAGGACAAGGAAAAGGAGGATGAAGACACACACCACTGTGTCTcagaagaggaagagggggCAGAGGAGGCGGTGTACTCCACTGTGAACGAGTTAAAGGATGAGCTTGTAAGACTGTCGCATTGTGCAGATGCCTAA
- the LOC142380846 gene encoding sialic acid-binding Ig-like lectin 13 isoform X1, with product MFVLIWATVFFSVRGSNADTGSSIWGKQYCQHGYCITLSEREITAEAGLSVVIPCSFTTANGFTPQHLIWYKCEHSRERCDNSDIIFDSDESGFRGRVSLVEPDVSQTNCSILINDVRQSDSGSYQLRVNGLLNGKTDGFTYSPRANVSVKGSSVWGKQYCQHGYCITLSEREITAEAGLSVVIPCSFTTAYGFTPQHLVWYKCEHSRERCDNSDIIFDSDKTNQRVQTGFRGRVSLVEPDVSHTNCSIVINDVGQSDSGSYQLRVNGLLNGKTDGFTYSPRANVSVKGLNQKPTLMVPPLTEGQQTTLTCTAPGSCSGSHPKITWSWRGAGEKDSAITQNISAETSNLTALKCRHSSFVTFNPSAEHHNTNVTCKINFAGGRTTEETVTLNVKYMKEVKVTGDRSVMEGETLNLTCSVDSFPPSSLMWTKLNSCTTLPSNTGSATFVIPNVTAEHSGLYVCTAKYLNMTVITHADVTVRFDLGKQSGILPWAIAGVSLSVNVCFLICIWYLWNTRQKVKPNEEDRTYMSLKKTDASTEYDVIGQQRP from the exons ATGTTTGTTCTCATCTGGGCAACTGTGTTTTTCTCTGTGAGAGGCAGCAATGCAGACACAG GTTCCTCAATCTGGGGAAAACAATACTGTCAACATGGATACTGTATCACCCTCAGTGAGCGAGAAATAACAGCAGAGGCTGGACTCAGTGTTGTGATACCGTGTTCTTTCACAACTGCTAATGGCTTCACACCTCAACATTTAATCTGGTACAAATGTGAACACTCTAGAGAGAGATGTGATAATTCTGACATTATATTTGACTCAGACGAAAGTGGGTTCAGAGGACGGGTGTCACTTGTGGAGCCTGATGTGAGTCAGACAAACTGCAGCATCTTGATCAATGATGTCAGGCAGTCTGATTCTGGATCATATCAGCTCAGAGTTAATGGTCTCTTGAATGGAAAGACAGATGGATTTACATATTCTCCGAGGGCAAACGTCTCAGTTAAAG GTTCCTCAGTCTGGGGAAAACAATACTGTCAACATGGATACTGTATCACCCTCAGTGAACGAGAAATAACAGCAGAGGCTGGACTCAGTGTTGTGATACCGTGTTCTTTCACAACTGCTTATGGCTTCACACCTCAACATTTAGTCTGGTACAAATGTGAACACTCTAGAGAGAGATGTGATAATTCTGACATTATATTTGACTcagacaaaacaaaccaaagagtTCAGACTGGGTTCAGAGGACGGGTGTCCCTTGTGGAGCCTGATGTGAGTCATACAAACTGCAGCATCGTGATCAATGATGTTGGGCAGTCTGATTCTGGATCATATCAGCTCAGAGTTAATGGTCTCTTGAATGGAAAGACAGATGGATTTACATATTCTCCGAGGGCAAACGTCTCAGTTAAAG GTCTAAATCAGAAACCCACTCTGATGGTTCCTCCACTGACAGAGGGGCAGCAGACCACACTGACCTGCACTGCTCCTGGTTCCTGCTCCGGGTCACATCCTAAAATCACCTGGTCGTGGAGAGGAGCAGGAGAGAAGGACTCTGCCATCACACAAAATATCTCTGCTGAGACCAGTAATCTGACTGCTTTAAAATGCAGACACAGCTCTTTTGTGACCTTTAACCCTTCAGCTGAACACCACAACACCAATGTCACCTGTAAGATTAACTTTGCAGGTGGCAGAACTACGGAGGAGACTGTGACTCTGAACGTTAAGT ATATGAAGGAAGTCAAAGTCACTGGGGACAGGAGTGTGATGGAGGGTGAGACTCTAAATCTGACCTGCAGTGTTGACAGTTTCCCTCCATCATCCCTCATGTGGACTAAATTAAATTCCTGCACAACCCTGCCCAGCAACACTGGATCAGCCACATTTGTAATCCCAAATGTGACAGCAGAACATTCTGGACTCTACGTCTGCACAGCAAAATACCTGAACATGACTGTAATTACACATGCGGATGTTACTGTGAGGT TTGATCTTGGGAAACAAAGTGGAATTCTTCCCTGGGCCATAGCTGGTGTGTCTCTCAGTGTAAATGTTTGCTTTCTAATCTGCATATGGTACCTCTG GAACACAAGACAAAAGGTGAAACCAAATGAAGAGGACAGAACTTACATGTCCCTGAAAAAAACAGATGCATCAACAGAGTATGATGTTATTGGCCAACAACGGCCCTGA
- the LOC142380846 gene encoding sialic acid-binding Ig-like lectin 14 isoform X2 → MFVLIWATVFFSVRGSNADTGSSIWGKQYCQHGYCITLSEREITAEAGLSVVIPCSFTTANGFTPQHLIWYKCEHSRERCDNSDIIFDSDESGFRGRVSLVEPDVSQTNCSILINDVRQSDSGSYQLRVNGLLNGKTDGFTYSPRANVSVKGSSVWGKQYCQHGYCITLSEREITAEAGLSVVIPCSFTTAYGFTPQHLVWYKCEHSRERCDNSDIIFDSDKTNQRVQTGFRGRVSLVEPDVSHTNCSIVINDVGQSDSGSYQLRVNGLLNGKTDGFTYSPRANVSVKGLNQKPTLMVPPLTEGQQTTLTCTAPGSCSGSHPKITWSWRGAGEKDSAITQNISAETSNLTALKCRHSSFVTFNPSAEHHNTNVTCKINFAGGRTTEETVTLNVKYMKEVKVTGDRSVMEGETLNLTCSVDSFPPSSLMWTKLNSCTTLPSNTGSATFVIPNVTAEHSGLYVCTAKYLNMTVITHADVTVRFDLGKQSGILPWAIAGTQDKR, encoded by the exons ATGTTTGTTCTCATCTGGGCAACTGTGTTTTTCTCTGTGAGAGGCAGCAATGCAGACACAG GTTCCTCAATCTGGGGAAAACAATACTGTCAACATGGATACTGTATCACCCTCAGTGAGCGAGAAATAACAGCAGAGGCTGGACTCAGTGTTGTGATACCGTGTTCTTTCACAACTGCTAATGGCTTCACACCTCAACATTTAATCTGGTACAAATGTGAACACTCTAGAGAGAGATGTGATAATTCTGACATTATATTTGACTCAGACGAAAGTGGGTTCAGAGGACGGGTGTCACTTGTGGAGCCTGATGTGAGTCAGACAAACTGCAGCATCTTGATCAATGATGTCAGGCAGTCTGATTCTGGATCATATCAGCTCAGAGTTAATGGTCTCTTGAATGGAAAGACAGATGGATTTACATATTCTCCGAGGGCAAACGTCTCAGTTAAAG GTTCCTCAGTCTGGGGAAAACAATACTGTCAACATGGATACTGTATCACCCTCAGTGAACGAGAAATAACAGCAGAGGCTGGACTCAGTGTTGTGATACCGTGTTCTTTCACAACTGCTTATGGCTTCACACCTCAACATTTAGTCTGGTACAAATGTGAACACTCTAGAGAGAGATGTGATAATTCTGACATTATATTTGACTcagacaaaacaaaccaaagagtTCAGACTGGGTTCAGAGGACGGGTGTCCCTTGTGGAGCCTGATGTGAGTCATACAAACTGCAGCATCGTGATCAATGATGTTGGGCAGTCTGATTCTGGATCATATCAGCTCAGAGTTAATGGTCTCTTGAATGGAAAGACAGATGGATTTACATATTCTCCGAGGGCAAACGTCTCAGTTAAAG GTCTAAATCAGAAACCCACTCTGATGGTTCCTCCACTGACAGAGGGGCAGCAGACCACACTGACCTGCACTGCTCCTGGTTCCTGCTCCGGGTCACATCCTAAAATCACCTGGTCGTGGAGAGGAGCAGGAGAGAAGGACTCTGCCATCACACAAAATATCTCTGCTGAGACCAGTAATCTGACTGCTTTAAAATGCAGACACAGCTCTTTTGTGACCTTTAACCCTTCAGCTGAACACCACAACACCAATGTCACCTGTAAGATTAACTTTGCAGGTGGCAGAACTACGGAGGAGACTGTGACTCTGAACGTTAAGT ATATGAAGGAAGTCAAAGTCACTGGGGACAGGAGTGTGATGGAGGGTGAGACTCTAAATCTGACCTGCAGTGTTGACAGTTTCCCTCCATCATCCCTCATGTGGACTAAATTAAATTCCTGCACAACCCTGCCCAGCAACACTGGATCAGCCACATTTGTAATCCCAAATGTGACAGCAGAACATTCTGGACTCTACGTCTGCACAGCAAAATACCTGAACATGACTGTAATTACACATGCGGATGTTACTGTGAGGT TTGATCTTGGGAAACAAAGTGGAATTCTTCCCTGGGCCATAGCTG GAACACAAGACAAAAGGTGA
- the LOC142380846 gene encoding sialic acid-binding Ig-like lectin 14 isoform X3, with amino-acid sequence MFVLIWATVFFSVRGSNADTGSSIWGKQYCQHGYCITLSEREITAEAGLSVVIPCSFTTANGFTPQHLIWYKCEHSRERCDNSDIIFDSDESGFRGRVSLVEPDVSQTNCSILINDVRQSDSGSYQLRVNGLLNGKTDGFTYSPRANVSVKGSSVWGKQYCQHGYCITLSEREITAEAGLSVVIPCSFTTAYGFTPQHLVWYKCEHSRERCDNSDIIFDSDKTNQRVQTGFRGRVSLVEPDVSHTNCSIVINDVGQSDSGSYQLRVNGLLNGKTDGFTYSPRANVSVKGLNQKPTLMVPPLTEGQQTTLTCTAPGSCSGSHPKITWSWRGAGEKDSAITQNISAETSNLTALKCRHSSFVTFNPSAEHHNTNVTCKINFAGGRTTEETVTLNVKYMKEVKVTGDRSVMEGETLNLTCSVDSFPPSSLMWTKLNSCTTLPSNTGSATFVIPNVTAEHSGLYVCTAKYLNMTVITHADVTVR; translated from the exons ATGTTTGTTCTCATCTGGGCAACTGTGTTTTTCTCTGTGAGAGGCAGCAATGCAGACACAG GTTCCTCAATCTGGGGAAAACAATACTGTCAACATGGATACTGTATCACCCTCAGTGAGCGAGAAATAACAGCAGAGGCTGGACTCAGTGTTGTGATACCGTGTTCTTTCACAACTGCTAATGGCTTCACACCTCAACATTTAATCTGGTACAAATGTGAACACTCTAGAGAGAGATGTGATAATTCTGACATTATATTTGACTCAGACGAAAGTGGGTTCAGAGGACGGGTGTCACTTGTGGAGCCTGATGTGAGTCAGACAAACTGCAGCATCTTGATCAATGATGTCAGGCAGTCTGATTCTGGATCATATCAGCTCAGAGTTAATGGTCTCTTGAATGGAAAGACAGATGGATTTACATATTCTCCGAGGGCAAACGTCTCAGTTAAAG GTTCCTCAGTCTGGGGAAAACAATACTGTCAACATGGATACTGTATCACCCTCAGTGAACGAGAAATAACAGCAGAGGCTGGACTCAGTGTTGTGATACCGTGTTCTTTCACAACTGCTTATGGCTTCACACCTCAACATTTAGTCTGGTACAAATGTGAACACTCTAGAGAGAGATGTGATAATTCTGACATTATATTTGACTcagacaaaacaaaccaaagagtTCAGACTGGGTTCAGAGGACGGGTGTCCCTTGTGGAGCCTGATGTGAGTCATACAAACTGCAGCATCGTGATCAATGATGTTGGGCAGTCTGATTCTGGATCATATCAGCTCAGAGTTAATGGTCTCTTGAATGGAAAGACAGATGGATTTACATATTCTCCGAGGGCAAACGTCTCAGTTAAAG GTCTAAATCAGAAACCCACTCTGATGGTTCCTCCACTGACAGAGGGGCAGCAGACCACACTGACCTGCACTGCTCCTGGTTCCTGCTCCGGGTCACATCCTAAAATCACCTGGTCGTGGAGAGGAGCAGGAGAGAAGGACTCTGCCATCACACAAAATATCTCTGCTGAGACCAGTAATCTGACTGCTTTAAAATGCAGACACAGCTCTTTTGTGACCTTTAACCCTTCAGCTGAACACCACAACACCAATGTCACCTGTAAGATTAACTTTGCAGGTGGCAGAACTACGGAGGAGACTGTGACTCTGAACGTTAAGT ATATGAAGGAAGTCAAAGTCACTGGGGACAGGAGTGTGATGGAGGGTGAGACTCTAAATCTGACCTGCAGTGTTGACAGTTTCCCTCCATCATCCCTCATGTGGACTAAATTAAATTCCTGCACAACCCTGCCCAGCAACACTGGATCAGCCACATTTGTAATCCCAAATGTGACAGCAGAACATTCTGGACTCTACGTCTGCACAGCAAAATACCTGAACATGACTGTAATTACACATGCGGATGTTACTGTGAGGT GA